A genomic window from Flavobacterium sp. I3-2 includes:
- a CDS encoding MarC family NAAT transporter, with the protein MDLFLLTFAALFSVINPLGSVPIFLGLTQDDSKESKNKTALWAAINVCIILIISFFIGEYVLKFFGISIDVLRIAGGIVICTSGFGLLSGTFSKKRGVSKKVTNDAQHRSDIALTPLAIPMMAGPGSMSLLIAMYQDYPEYQDKAIIVGSILILSLTVFLILRSANFLSKFLGASGIVAISRIIGFLVLAIGVQYIVNSLVAIFKI; encoded by the coding sequence ATGGATTTATTTTTACTTACTTTCGCAGCACTTTTTTCAGTGATAAATCCACTTGGAAGCGTTCCGATTTTTCTTGGTTTAACTCAAGATGATTCAAAAGAGTCTAAAAACAAAACAGCACTTTGGGCGGCTATAAATGTTTGTATCATTTTAATTATCTCGTTTTTTATTGGAGAATATGTCTTAAAATTCTTTGGAATTAGCATTGATGTTTTACGAATCGCCGGTGGAATTGTTATTTGTACTTCCGGTTTTGGATTACTTTCGGGTACTTTTAGCAAAAAAAGAGGTGTGAGCAAAAAAGTTACCAACGATGCGCAACATCGAAGTGATATTGCATTGACGCCATTAGCAATACCAATGATGGCAGGACCTGGTTCAATGTCGTTACTAATCGCGATGTACCAAGATTATCCTGAATATCAAGACAAAGCCATTATTGTTGGTTCAATTTTAATTTTATCTTTAACTGTTTTTTTGATTTTACGAAGTGCAAACTTTTTATCGAAATTTTTAGGAGCTTCTGGAATTGTAGCTATTTCAAGAATCATAGGTTTCTTGGTTTTAGCAATTGGAGTTCAGTACATTGTTAATTCGTTAGTTGCAATTTTTAAAATATAA
- a CDS encoding dimethylarginine dimethylaminohydrolase family protein, with translation MLQLNVKNESSRLRAVVLGTAISNGPTPTIEEAYDPKSLEHIKAGTYPTEDDMIQEMEAFNQVFQKYDVKVFRPEIIENCNQIFTRDIGFVIDDIFVKANILPDRENELDAVNYVIDKMDPTKVVRPPEEVHIEGGDVMLWNDYIFIGTYKGSDYKDYITARTNMHGVEYIKNLFPNKIVKEFNLSKSRTEPRDNALHLDCCFQPVGDNKAIIHREGFLDEADYQYLVDLFGIENLFHIDREEMYHMFSNVFSIDKNVVVSEKKFTRLNNWLRENGFVVEEIPYAEISKQEGLLRCSTLPLIRD, from the coding sequence ATGTTACAGTTAAATGTAAAAAATGAGTCCTCGAGGTTAAGGGCAGTGGTTTTAGGAACCGCAATTAGTAATGGTCCTACACCTACAATTGAAGAAGCTTACGATCCTAAATCATTAGAGCATATTAAAGCCGGAACATATCCAACAGAAGATGATATGATTCAAGAAATGGAAGCTTTTAATCAAGTTTTTCAGAAATACGATGTTAAAGTTTTTCGTCCTGAAATAATTGAAAATTGTAACCAAATTTTCACACGTGATATCGGTTTTGTGATTGATGATATTTTCGTGAAAGCTAATATTTTACCAGATCGCGAAAATGAACTAGATGCTGTAAATTATGTGATTGATAAGATGGACCCTACAAAAGTAGTTCGTCCTCCAGAAGAAGTTCATATCGAAGGAGGTGATGTTATGCTTTGGAATGATTATATTTTTATCGGAACTTACAAAGGTTCTGATTACAAAGATTATATTACTGCTCGTACAAATATGCATGGAGTTGAATATATCAAGAATTTGTTTCCGAATAAAATTGTAAAAGAGTTCAACTTAAGTAAGTCGAGAACTGAACCAAGAGATAATGCGTTACATTTAGATTGTTGTTTTCAACCTGTAGGAGATAATAAAGCAATTATTCATCGCGAAGGTTTTCTGGATGAAGCGGATTATCAATATTTAGTTGATTTGTTTGGTATAGAAAATCTTTTTCACATCGATAGAGAAGAAATGTATCATATGTTTTCAAATGTTTTTTCAATTGATAAAAATGTTGTAGTTTCGGAAAAGAAGTTTACACGATTAAATAATTGGCTTCGTGAAAACGGTTTTGTTGTTGAGGAAATTCCGTATGCAGAAATTTCAAAACAAGAAGGCTTATTACGTTGTTCAACTTTACCCTTAATTAGAGATTAA
- a CDS encoding citrate synthase — protein sequence MSKNATLEIDGKKVDLPLIVGSENEVAIDIEKLRALTGAITLDPGYKNSGSCKSAITFLDGEEGILRYRGYSIEELAENSNFLEVSYLIIFGELPTQDQIEKFENDIRKHTLVNEEMKNIIDGFPKNAHPMGVLSSLTCALTAFNPGVVNVENDEKMYEAICKTMGKFLVIATWTYRKAKGYPLNYYDNTKPYVDNFLRLMFELPTGPYTINKTVLNAIDKLFILHADHEQNCSTSTVRMVGSSHAGLFASISSGVSALWGPLHGGANQAVLEMLEEIQNDGGDADKFLAKAKDKNDPFRLMGFGHRVYKNFDPRARIIKKAADEVLAELGVNDPILRIAKDLEEKALKDEYFVARNLYPNVDFYSGIIYRALGIPTEMFTVMFAIGRLPGWIAQWKEMRVNKEPIGRPRQVYVGEPLRSFKKMNER from the coding sequence ATGTCAAAAAATGCAACTTTAGAGATAGATGGCAAAAAAGTTGATCTACCTTTAATCGTAGGTAGTGAAAACGAAGTTGCTATCGACATTGAGAAGCTACGAGCTTTAACTGGGGCAATAACTTTGGATCCAGGATACAAAAATTCAGGCTCTTGTAAAAGTGCAATTACTTTCTTAGATGGTGAAGAAGGAATTTTACGTTATAGAGGTTATTCTATCGAAGAATTAGCTGAAAATTCTAACTTTTTAGAGGTTTCTTATTTAATTATCTTTGGAGAATTACCAACTCAAGATCAGATAGAAAAATTTGAAAACGATATCCGTAAGCATACATTAGTAAACGAAGAGATGAAAAATATCATCGATGGTTTCCCTAAGAATGCGCATCCAATGGGAGTTTTATCTTCATTGACTTGTGCTTTAACAGCGTTCAATCCAGGTGTTGTTAATGTTGAAAATGACGAGAAAATGTACGAAGCTATTTGTAAAACAATGGGTAAATTTTTAGTAATTGCCACTTGGACATACAGAAAAGCTAAAGGATATCCATTGAATTATTATGATAATACAAAACCCTATGTTGATAATTTCTTACGTTTAATGTTCGAATTACCAACAGGGCCTTACACAATCAATAAAACGGTTTTAAACGCTATTGATAAATTATTCATCTTACACGCAGATCACGAACAAAACTGTTCAACTTCTACAGTAAGAATGGTTGGTTCTTCTCATGCAGGATTATTTGCTTCAATTTCTTCAGGTGTTTCAGCTCTTTGGGGACCATTACATGGTGGTGCAAACCAAGCGGTTTTAGAAATGTTAGAAGAAATCCAAAACGATGGTGGTGACGCAGATAAATTCTTAGCGAAAGCGAAAGATAAAAATGATCCATTCCGTTTAATGGGATTCGGACATAGAGTTTACAAAAACTTCGATCCACGTGCTCGTATCATTAAAAAAGCTGCTGATGAAGTGTTAGCTGAGTTAGGAGTTAATGATCCAATATTAAGAATCGCTAAAGATTTAGAAGAAAAAGCATTAAAAGATGAGTATTTCGTTGCTAGAAATTTATATCCAAATGTAGATTTCTATTCAGGAATTATTTACCGTGCTTTAGGAATTCCAACTGAAATGTTCACTGTAATGTTCGCAATCGGACGTTTACCAGGTTGGATTGCTCAATGGAAAGAAATGCGTGTTAACAAAGAACCAATCGGACGCCCTCGTCAAGTATATGTAGGTGAGCCATTACGTTCTTTTAAAAAAATGAATGAACGATAA
- the ctlX gene encoding citrulline utilization hydrolase CtlX gives MSQITNSVLMIRPVAFRMNEQTAVNNYYQKVLENTTPATVNAKAQQEFDAFVDKLRSVGVNVIVVDDTLEPNTPDSIFPNNWISFHDNGDVVLYPMFAENRRQERREDILDMLEEKGFKIENIIDYTSAEEDNIFLEGTGSMILDRENEKVYAALSPRADEELIIEFCEEFFSDPVIFEAYQDTPDGRKLIYHTNVMMCVADEFAVICADCIDDKQERKIVLDHLKKSGKEIIYITEDQVNNFAGNMLQVLGADNKKYLVMSTQAYNSLNKGQIQAIEKHCEILHSSLDTIEACGGGSARCMLAEIFLPQE, from the coding sequence ATGAGTCAGATAACCAATTCTGTATTAATGATACGACCAGTTGCTTTTCGTATGAATGAGCAAACGGCTGTAAATAATTATTATCAAAAAGTATTAGAAAACACAACTCCTGCAACTGTAAACGCAAAAGCACAACAAGAGTTTGATGCTTTTGTTGATAAATTACGTTCTGTTGGAGTTAATGTAATTGTAGTTGATGATACTTTAGAACCAAATACTCCAGATAGTATTTTTCCAAACAATTGGATTTCTTTTCACGATAACGGCGATGTAGTTTTATATCCGATGTTTGCTGAAAATCGCAGACAAGAACGTCGTGAAGATATTTTGGATATGTTAGAAGAAAAAGGTTTCAAAATCGAAAATATTATTGATTATACTTCGGCCGAAGAAGATAATATTTTCTTAGAAGGAACAGGAAGTATGATTCTAGACCGTGAGAACGAAAAGGTTTATGCAGCACTTTCTCCACGTGCAGATGAAGAATTGATTATTGAATTTTGTGAAGAATTCTTTTCTGATCCAGTTATTTTTGAAGCTTATCAAGATACACCAGATGGTAGAAAATTAATCTATCACACCAATGTAATGATGTGTGTTGCTGATGAATTTGCAGTAATTTGTGCAGATTGTATTGATGATAAACAAGAACGTAAAATCGTTTTAGATCATCTAAAAAAATCAGGGAAAGAAATTATTTATATTACCGAAGATCAAGTAAATAATTTTGCTGGAAATATGCTTCAGGTTTTAGGTGCTGATAATAAGAAATATTTAGTTATGAGTACACAAGCTTATAATAGTTTAAATAAAGGTCAGATTCAAGCGATAGAGAAACATTGCGAAATCCTACATTCATCACTAGATACGATTGAAGCTTGTGGTGGTGGAAGTGCTCGTTGTATGTTAGCCGAAATTTTCTTACCTCAAGAATAA
- a CDS encoding LLM class flavin-dependent oxidoreductase: protein MVKYSFLDLAYVTEDATIAETFDKTLESAKCAELLGFERFWLAEHHNMDGVASSATSILIGFVAANTKTIRVGSGGLMLPNHSPLVVAEQFGTLATLYPNRIDLGLGRAPGTDQLTASYIRPDFYENAQNFPKNVSLLQQFLSSNNRNSKVRAIPGEGVDIPIWILGSSTESSVLAASFGLPYAFASHFAPGQIKAAFNFYKENFQVNDVLEKPYNLACINVIVADSLQEAQKLATSFYMMFLGIIRNERKKMQPPIDSMDNVWSVNEEAMVRQMLTCSFIGTKEIVKRELTNFLEKIPCSELMMSCPVYDLEARKLSMTYFSEIMAEINE, encoded by the coding sequence ATGGTTAAATATTCTTTTTTAGATTTAGCTTATGTAACTGAGGATGCAACTATTGCTGAAACTTTTGATAAAACTTTAGAATCTGCTAAATGCGCCGAACTATTAGGATTTGAACGATTTTGGTTGGCAGAGCATCATAATATGGATGGTGTAGCAAGTTCTGCAACTTCTATTTTAATTGGGTTTGTTGCGGCAAATACAAAAACAATTCGTGTTGGTTCAGGTGGTTTAATGTTACCTAATCATTCGCCATTAGTAGTTGCTGAACAATTTGGAACTTTAGCAACTTTATATCCAAATCGAATTGACCTTGGTTTAGGACGAGCACCAGGAACAGACCAATTGACGGCTTCGTACATACGACCTGATTTTTATGAAAACGCTCAAAATTTCCCCAAAAACGTTTCCTTGCTTCAGCAATTTTTATCTTCAAATAATCGTAATTCTAAAGTTCGTGCAATTCCGGGCGAAGGAGTTGATATTCCCATTTGGATTTTAGGTTCAAGTACAGAAAGTTCAGTATTAGCTGCTTCGTTTGGTTTGCCGTATGCATTTGCAAGTCATTTTGCACCAGGGCAAATTAAAGCAGCTTTTAATTTTTATAAAGAAAATTTTCAAGTAAATGATGTCTTAGAGAAACCTTATAATTTAGCTTGTATCAATGTTATTGTAGCGGATTCTTTGCAAGAAGCTCAAAAATTAGCTACTTCTTTTTATATGATGTTTTTAGGAATTATTAGAAATGAACGTAAAAAGATGCAACCACCAATTGACTCCATGGACAATGTTTGGTCTGTAAATGAAGAAGCGATGGTACGTCAAATGTTGACTTGTTCGTTTATTGGAACAAAAGAAATTGTTAAACGTGAATTAACTAATTTCTTAGAAAAAATTCCTTGTAGTGAATTAATGATGAGTTGCCCAGTTTATGATTTAGAAGCTCGAAAACTTTCAATGACTTATTTTTCAGAAATTATGGCTGAAATTAATGAATAA